The sequence TAGGACGGAGGAAATACACAGTGGGTTGCAGGGAAGCCACCTAACAATCAGAAGCTGTCCCAGCGGGTGAAAATGTGCCATTTTCCCCTCTAGGAAATAAAACTCTACCTCAGTGTAGTTTTGGGTTCCTCTCTGGGAGGAAGTTACTAGGACCGATGAAAGTCGAACCGACCTGAACCACAGAACCACCAGTTCCTTCTGCCCCGGGGCTTTCTGGTCAGCAGGAGTTCTTGGGCGCTCAGCAAGTTGTCCAGGCAAAGGAGTTCTCCAGCTCCTCACAGACGTAGGCCCTCTGCCCTGCGTGAAGCCTCCGATGTCCAGGAAGGCGGGAGCCCCAGCCGAAACCCTCCCCGCACTCTTTCCACACGCGGCCGTTGCCACCCACGTGCGCTTTCTGATgctggataaggtgtgaaatctGGGTATAGGTCCCCCCACGGTCACTACACGCGTAGGGCTTCTCTCCGCTGTGGACTCGCTGATGCTGAATGAGGTGGATGCTCTGGCTGAAGGCCTTCCCACACTCCTCACAGGCGTAGGGCTTCTCGCCCGTGTGCAGCCTCTGATGCTGCGTGAGAGACGAGCTGTGACTGAACGTCCTCCCACATTCCTGACACTTGTAGGGCTTCTCGCCGGTGTGGATTTTCTGGTGCTCGATGAGGTGGGTGCTCcggctgaaggctttcccacactcGCTGCACTCGTAGGGCTTCTCCCCGGTGTGGATCCTCTGGTGCTGAATGAGGTGTGAGATCTGGGTGTAAGCCTTCCCACAGACTTTACACTCGTAGGGTTTCTCCCCGGTGTGAATCCTCCAGTGGCGCGTGAGAGAAGAGTTCTGGCTGAAGGTTTTCCCACACTCGTTGCATTTGTAGGGCTTCTCGCCCGTGTGGATCGTCTGGTGTTGAGTGAACGAGGAGGTGTGACTGAAAGCCTTTCCACACTCGTTGCAGATATAGGGTTTCTCCCCCAGGTGAATGCTCTGGTGCCTCATCAGGTGGGAAATCTGCGTGTAAGCCTTTCCACACTCGTGACACTCATAGGGCTTCTCGCCGGTGTGAATCCTCTGGTGCTGCGTCAGGGACGAGCTGTGGCTGAAGGCTTTGCCACATTCTGAGCACTCgtagggcttctctccagtgtggacACGCTGATGCTGAGTCAGGGACGAGCTGTGGCTGAAGGTTTTCCCACACTCGTTGCATTTGTAGGGCTTCTCCCCGGTGTGAATCGTCTGGTGTTGCGTCAGGGAGGACGTGTGACTGAAGGCCTTGCCACACTCGCCGCAGCTGTAGGGCTTCTCGCCGGTGTGGATCTTCTGGTGGCGGGTGAGGTGGGAAACCTGCGAGTAGAACTTCCCGCACTGCTTGCATCTGTAGGGCTTCTCGCCGGTGTGACAGCGCTGGTGCTTAATGAGCGAGGAGCTCTGGGTGAAGGCCTTCCCGCACTCCTTGCATTTGTAGGGTTTCTCCCCGGTGTGAATCCTCTGGTGCTCGGTGAGCGATGAGCTCTGAGTGAAGGTCTTGCCACACTCGTTGCACGCGTAGGGCTTCTCCCCGGTGTGAATGATGTGGTGCTGGATGAAGTAGGAGCTGTTGCTGAAGGCCTTCCCACAGTCGTTGCATttgtagggtttctctccagtgtgaatcctcTGATGTAGGATATAGTCTGAATGGTATAtgaaggccttcccacattccGGGCAGTCAAACGGTTTCTTTTCTACGAAGGTCCTTTGGCATGTCAAGCTTTTTCTTGGCTCATTCCACTTCTGGGGTCTCTCTCCACCTCTCTGCTTCTCGATGAGGGCGGAAGTCAGCCTGAGGCTTCTCCC is a genomic window of Dasypus novemcinctus isolate mDasNov1 chromosome 18, mDasNov1.1.hap2, whole genome shotgun sequence containing:
- the LOC101410997 gene encoding zinc finger protein 135 isoform X2, producing MATGTLAAKGQGSVTFNDVAVDFTLEEWGRLGPGQRALYREVMLENYRNLLSLGAGLPGTKPDVISRLERGEEPRTEARAALRATCPDLEMSTTTSQETPPIKSISEDSASLMGKVEGMIRAVLGETKLVESQACCHRMEEQRNQERRLRCLFAPPKENASGERGLGYNELGRSLRLTSALIEKQRGGERPQKWNEPRKSLTCQRTFVEKKPFDCPECGKAFIYHSDYILHQRIHTGEKPYKCNDCGKAFSNSSYFIQHHIIHTGEKPYACNECGKTFTQSSSLTEHQRIHTGEKPYKCKECGKAFTQSSSLIKHQRCHTGEKPYRCKQCGKFYSQVSHLTRHQKIHTGEKPYSCGECGKAFSHTSSLTQHQTIHTGEKPYKCNECGKTFSHSSSLTQHQRVHTGEKPYECSECGKAFSHSSSLTQHQRIHTGEKPYECHECGKAYTQISHLMRHQSIHLGEKPYICNECGKAFSHTSSFTQHQTIHTGEKPYKCNECGKTFSQNSSLTRHWRIHTGEKPYECKVCGKAYTQISHLIQHQRIHTGEKPYECSECGKAFSRSTHLIEHQKIHTGEKPYKCQECGRTFSHSSSLTQHQRLHTGEKPYACEECGKAFSQSIHLIQHQRVHSGEKPYACSDRGGTYTQISHLIQHQKAHVGGNGRVWKECGEGFGWGSRLPGHRRLHAGQRAYVCEELENSFAWTTC
- the LOC101410997 gene encoding zinc finger protein 135 isoform X1, yielding MGGGDTVPLTCGFQPHFALVRCGASALTPCASVSSSGDNASYPLGEECGCRRPWLRLDVTRSSAGSAVALSPGGACPGPAMATGTLAAKGQGSVTFNDVAVDFTLEEWGRLGPGQRALYREVMLENYRNLLSLGAGLPGTKPDVISRLERGEEPRTEARAALRATCPDLEMSTTTSQETPPIKSISEDSASLMGKVEGMIRAVLGETKLVESQACCHRMEEQRNQERRLRCLFAPPKENASGERGLGYNELGRSLRLTSALIEKQRGGERPQKWNEPRKSLTCQRTFVEKKPFDCPECGKAFIYHSDYILHQRIHTGEKPYKCNDCGKAFSNSSYFIQHHIIHTGEKPYACNECGKTFTQSSSLTEHQRIHTGEKPYKCKECGKAFTQSSSLIKHQRCHTGEKPYRCKQCGKFYSQVSHLTRHQKIHTGEKPYSCGECGKAFSHTSSLTQHQTIHTGEKPYKCNECGKTFSHSSSLTQHQRVHTGEKPYECSECGKAFSHSSSLTQHQRIHTGEKPYECHECGKAYTQISHLMRHQSIHLGEKPYICNECGKAFSHTSSFTQHQTIHTGEKPYKCNECGKTFSQNSSLTRHWRIHTGEKPYECKVCGKAYTQISHLIQHQRIHTGEKPYECSECGKAFSRSTHLIEHQKIHTGEKPYKCQECGRTFSHSSSLTQHQRLHTGEKPYACEECGKAFSQSIHLIQHQRVHSGEKPYACSDRGGTYTQISHLIQHQKAHVGGNGRVWKECGEGFGWGSRLPGHRRLHAGQRAYVCEELENSFAWTTC